From Coccinella septempunctata chromosome 4, icCocSept1.1, whole genome shotgun sequence, a single genomic window includes:
- the LOC123311607 gene encoding alanine--tRNA ligase, mitochondrial: MIIRTPTTLVQKKFTRSLSKYINPDRSAKAIRQKFLDYFIKDCNHHFVRSSPVVPYCDPSVAFVNAGMNQFKSIFVGHQEPKYKKVANSQKCIRVGGKHNDLNVVGSDGYHHTFFEMLGNWSFGDYFKAEACELAWKLLLDVYKIPSDRLYVTYFKGDEELKIEEDLETKEIWRSIGVSTDRIIPFGMSDNFWEMGEVGPCGPCTEIHYDHLIGSENRSSLINKGLFDLTELWNIVFIEYNRNQDGTISILPKKHVDTGMGFERLTAILQNKTSNYDTDNFDYLIKAVEKICSKIDRYKGMYGEQDWNNLDTSYRILADHSRMVTASLADGIIPEQNQKLRRILRKCFCISTDVFQREGLVKELSNYVVDSLGPVYPEMERNIAYIHQIIDYEEEVYRDLQRSAQSEWGELLKQNENLKFLDVLEAPSLIPAYKDLMKLKPKEINGEIAFKLYDTFGLDRSSIDKLARSLGLPFEEKELQLELEKAKKRSKQKTAIKINTLLYQFQKESVPKTCDTSKYNFSKLKDNYVFEPLHVKVLRIIHHDEIVKKIGPDTFCSLLLDKTNLYSEAGGQVSDRGTIQFEKAVFIVAETENLNSYILHKGFLKCKGTYSLCVDSVGTLSVDEENRMSIMRNHTATHLLNSVLKQLKGATCQKSSKVTEDFLNLDVGIFGPKLTTHDIEEVEYKINSIISKRLEVVTSEINSQKLLEYDDIITVPGEVYPEESLRLVEIKENDEVISREPCCGTHVFNTSDIGNISIIKMKSLGRSTVSLSAVTGLKSKIATENASEISDEVSMLQKTVSENIDKPDVLNIAVASLRNKVIASETLMPIYIKQKCLKDLDDISKRVKNIAKVTLNEFIDMEMQNVLDSKVQTTNSNKQYIIHYLRTSMILENVPLQRATKMCKNIPVMVISYTDNIVQARCCVPKQFCTENFTADKWLKESVVKVFDGYVMNVKGQSEKLVCNMKPKRVNIQDWDFLLKHSMSAAQEFVERYL; the protein is encoded by the coding sequence atgATAATTAGAACACCAACTACACTTGTTCAGAAAAAATTCACTCGAAGTCTAAGTAAATATATTAATCCAGATCGATCCGCAAAAGCAATTCGACAAAAGTTCCTTGATTATTTTATTAAAGATTGCAATCATCACTTTGTTCGTTCAAGTCCTGTTGTACCCTACTGTGATCCTTCTGTTGCATTTGTGAATGCTGGAATGAATCAATTCAAAAGTATATTTGTTGGTCATCAAGAACCTAAATATAAGAAAGTTGCAAATTCACAAAAATGCATCAGAGTTGGAGGAAAGCATAATGATTTAAATGTTGTTGGCTCAGATGGTTATCATCATACCTTTTTCGAAATGTTAGGAAACTGGTCATTTGGAGATTACTTCAAGGCGGAAGCTTGCGAATTGGCCTGGAAGTTGTTACTGGATGTTTATAAAATACCAAGCGATAGACTTTATGTTACATATTTCAAAGGTGATGAAGAATTAAAGATTGAAGAAGATTTAGAAACCAAAGAAATTTGGCGGTCAATTGGCGTTAGCACTGATAGGATCATCCCATTTGGGATGAGTGATAATTTTTGGGAAATGGGAGAAGTTGGCCCTTGTGGTCCTTGTACAGAAATTCATTATGATCATTTAATTGGATCTGAGAATAGGTCTAGCTTAATTAACAAAGGCCTTTTTGATCTCACAGAGCTTTGGAATATTGTTTTCATCGAATATAATAGGAATCAGGATGGTACTATTTCTATTTTACCTAAGAAACACGTGGACACAGGAATGGGCTTTGAAAGACTAACTGCAATACTACAGAATAAAACCAGTAATTACGATACAGATAATTTCGATTACCTTATAAAAGCAGTCGAAAAAATTTGTTCTAAAATAGATAGATACAAAGGTATGTATGGAGAGCAAGACTGGAACAACTTGGATACCTCCTATAGAATTTTAGCAGATCATTCAAGAATGGTTACAGCTTCTTTAGCTGATGGAATTATTCCAGAGCAGAATCAGAAATTAAGAAGAATATTGAGAAAATGTTTTTGTATCAGTACTGATGTTTTTCAAAGGGAAGGGTTAGTAAAGGAATTATCCAATTATGTTGTTGATAGTTTAGGTCCTGTTTACCCAGAAATGGAGAGGAATATTGCATACATCCACCAAATTATAGATTATGAAGAAGAAGTATATAGAGACCTACAAAGAAGTGCTCAAAGTGAATGGGGAGAATTACTTAAACAAAatgagaatttgaaatttttggacGTTCTTGAAGCCCCTAGTCTAATTCCTGCATATAAAGATTTGATGAAGTTGAAACCTAAGGAAATAAATGGAGAAATAGCTTTTAAGTTATATGATACTTTTGGTTTAGATCGTTCTTCAATAGATAAATTAGCAAGGTCTTTGGGTCTTccatttgaagaaaaagaatTGCAATTGGAATTAGAGAAAGCTAAAAAAAGGAGTAAGCAAAAAACAGCAATCAAAATCAATACATTATTATATCAGTTTCAGAAAGAATCCGTCCCTAAAACTTGTGATActtcaaaatataattttagTAAGCTTAAAGATAATTATGTATTCGAACCTCTACATGTGAAGGTATTAAGAATTATACATCATgatgaaattgtgaaaaaaataggtCCTGATACATTTTGTAGTTTACTTCTGGATAAAACGAATTTATATAGCGAAGCAGGAGGTCAAGTGAGTGATCGAGGTACAATTCAGTTTGAAAAAGCTGTTTTCATCGTAGCGGAAACAGAAAATTTGAATTCTTATATATTACATAAAGGATTCCTCAAATGTAAAGGTACTTATAGTTTATGTGTTGATTCTGTTGGTACACTCTCAGTTGATGAAGAAAACAGAATGAGTATTATGAGGAATCATACAGCTACTCATTTATTAAACTCTGTACTGAAACAACTGAAGGGGGCTACCTGCCAAAAGTCAAGTAAAGTAACTGAGGATTTTCTGAATCTTGATGTTGGAATATTTGGGCCCAAGCTAACCACCCATGATATTGAAGAAGTGGAATACAAAATAAACAGCATAATTTCTAAGAGATTGGAAGTTGTTACTAGTGAAATCAACAGTCAAAAATTATTGGAATATGATGATATCATAACAGTTCCTGGTGAGGTATATCCAGAGGAGAGTTTgagattagttgaaataaaagaaaatgaTGAGGTAATTTCAAGAGAACCCTGCTGTGGTACCCATGTTTTCAACACTTCTGACATAGGAAATATTtctataataaaaatgaaatcattGGGTAGAAGCACAGTGTCTTTAAGTGCTGTAACAGGATTGAAATCAAAAATAGCCACTGAGAATGCCTCAGAAATTTCTGATGAAGTTAGTATGCTTCAAAAGACAGTTTCAGAAAATATAGACAAACCGGATGTCTTGAACATTGCTGTTGCTTCATTGAGGAACAAAGTAATTGCATCAGAAACTCTCATGCCAATTTATATCAAACAGAAATGTCTCAAAGATTTGGATGATATCAGCAAACGAGTCAAGAATATAGCTAAAGTAACTTTGAATGAATTTATTGATATGGAAATGCAAAATGTTTTGGATTCTAAAGTGCAGACTACAAATTCAAACAAGCAATATATAATCCACTACCTTAGGACTTCAATGATATTAGAAAATGTTCCTTTGCAGAGAGCTACAAAAATGTGCAAAAATATTCCGGTTATGGTGATCTCATATACTGATAATATTGTCCAAGCTAGGTGTTGTGTTCCAAAACAATTTTGTACAGAAAATTTCACAGCTGATAAGTGGTTGAAGGAGAGTGTGGTGAAAGTTTTTGATGGATATGTTATGAATGTGAAAGGACAAAGTGAAAAACTTGTGTGTAATATGAAACCTAAAAGGGTTAATATTCAAGACTGGGATTTTCTTCTTAAACATAGTATGTCAGCCGCACAAGAATTTGTAGAAAGATATTTGtaa